One window of Mangrovibacterium diazotrophicum genomic DNA carries:
- a CDS encoding glycoside hydrolase family 2 protein: MKNYFFLAFLLLLTNYTIDLSAQDRKETMFLSGTDNENTATWDFYCTSGRKSGVWSKIEVPSHWEQQGFGEYDYGRDYRTYGKKFKFADETGIYKHSFTIPENWKDKDIFIVFDGSMTDTEVKVNGELAGPIHQGSFYQFRYNISDKLKAGENELEVTVHKNSANASVNRAERYADYWIFGGIFRPVYLEAFPKEAYIERVAIAAKADGSFSMDAFPVNAQKKQSIYAEIIDADGKVVKTCETKISPKDSLVTLSCQVDNPATWTAETPNRYSVKVSLKEGNTTKYELKEKFGFRTIEIHQGDGIYVNGVKIKIKGINRHVFWPETGRCSNARIDLDDVKLMKEMNLNAVRCAHYPPDKSFLNICDSLGLYVLDELAGWQNAYDTESGSKLVREMVIHDVNHPSIIFWSNGNEGGTNKELDDDFDIYDPSKRPVIHAHHKPGNDFNGIDCNHYENYYSTKKILEDKLIYMPTEFLHAQDDGGGAASLADFWELHWNSKLGAGGFIWNFSDEGIVRTDLDNAIDVNRVNAPDGVLGPHREKEGSYYALRQIYSPVKIDLKKLPSDFDGTIAVENRFHFTNLNECKFTWELVNFVQPEVREAGHKVMASGTATAPDVAPVAKGELKLNLPSDYKKYDGLYLRAFDQHGNELYCWSWKTNGNRKEVLKLVEKSLGEDEKALLEELKAQGVEEDNILPIEQQKGDDSGLSSKVELTENNEQVILKASGIAVTFSKKDGTIQTVTNDFGLPIPFGNGPVLVSGNAELAGVSHHEAEGAQVLEMTYSGDIKKLSWTMYTSGWLELNYEYQVADKQLFTGITFSFPESDIISAKWLGDGPAHVWKNRLQGGQLDVYQRLYNTIMPATNSWGDQFKGYYADVTWMEFNTVDGKFTVVAQEPDLFVRLFSFYGISGPENYPQLPAGDISFLDGIPPIGTKLAMGISNDTWNLGPSGELNVMEKPVSRTLYFYFGLR; the protein is encoded by the coding sequence ATGAAGAATTACTTTTTTCTGGCTTTTTTACTACTACTAACTAACTACACTATTGATTTGTCAGCCCAAGACCGGAAAGAAACAATGTTTCTTTCCGGCACTGACAATGAAAACACTGCGACCTGGGATTTTTATTGCACCTCGGGTCGTAAAAGCGGCGTTTGGTCAAAGATTGAAGTTCCCTCGCACTGGGAACAACAAGGTTTTGGTGAATACGACTACGGTCGAGACTACCGCACCTACGGTAAAAAATTCAAGTTCGCCGACGAAACCGGCATCTACAAACACAGCTTTACCATTCCGGAAAACTGGAAAGACAAAGACATCTTCATCGTGTTTGACGGATCGATGACCGATACCGAAGTGAAGGTTAACGGCGAGTTGGCTGGCCCAATTCACCAGGGATCGTTCTACCAGTTCCGCTACAACATTAGCGACAAATTAAAAGCCGGTGAAAACGAACTGGAAGTTACCGTTCATAAAAACTCGGCAAATGCTTCGGTGAACCGTGCCGAACGTTATGCCGACTACTGGATCTTCGGAGGTATTTTCCGTCCCGTTTATTTGGAAGCGTTCCCAAAAGAAGCTTACATCGAACGCGTTGCCATTGCAGCTAAAGCAGACGGCTCGTTCAGCATGGATGCTTTCCCGGTAAACGCGCAAAAAAAACAGTCAATTTACGCCGAAATCATTGATGCTGACGGTAAAGTCGTGAAAACCTGCGAAACGAAAATCAGCCCGAAAGACTCATTGGTGACATTGAGTTGTCAAGTTGATAACCCGGCTACCTGGACCGCCGAAACACCAAATCGTTATTCTGTAAAAGTTAGCCTGAAAGAAGGCAACACCACAAAGTACGAACTGAAGGAAAAATTCGGTTTCCGCACCATCGAGATTCACCAGGGAGACGGAATTTATGTGAATGGCGTGAAAATTAAAATCAAAGGGATCAACCGCCACGTATTCTGGCCCGAAACCGGCCGTTGCAGCAATGCCCGCATCGACCTTGACGATGTAAAGCTGATGAAGGAAATGAACCTGAATGCCGTGCGTTGCGCTCACTATCCGCCAGACAAAAGCTTCCTGAACATCTGCGACTCGCTGGGTCTTTATGTACTGGATGAACTGGCTGGCTGGCAAAATGCGTACGACACTGAATCGGGCAGCAAGTTGGTTCGCGAGATGGTAATTCACGATGTAAACCACCCATCAATTATTTTCTGGAGCAACGGTAACGAAGGCGGAACCAACAAAGAGCTGGACGATGATTTCGATATTTACGATCCATCGAAACGCCCTGTCATTCACGCCCACCACAAGCCGGGCAACGATTTCAACGGCATCGACTGCAACCACTACGAAAACTACTACAGCACGAAAAAAATACTGGAAGACAAGTTAATTTACATGCCAACTGAATTCCTGCATGCCCAGGACGATGGTGGCGGCGCGGCCAGTTTGGCTGATTTCTGGGAACTGCACTGGAACTCGAAACTAGGTGCCGGCGGTTTCATTTGGAACTTCTCCGACGAAGGTATCGTTCGCACCGACCTGGATAACGCCATTGATGTGAACCGGGTAAATGCTCCCGACGGCGTTCTCGGGCCACACCGCGAAAAAGAAGGCAGCTACTATGCACTGCGCCAAATCTACAGCCCGGTAAAAATTGATCTCAAGAAACTGCCAAGCGATTTCGACGGAACAATCGCCGTTGAAAACCGCTTCCACTTTACCAACCTTAACGAGTGCAAATTCACATGGGAGCTGGTCAACTTCGTACAACCCGAAGTTCGCGAAGCAGGTCACAAAGTGATGGCAAGCGGAACGGCAACAGCCCCCGATGTTGCTCCTGTAGCTAAAGGAGAATTGAAACTGAACTTGCCTTCAGACTATAAAAAATACGACGGCTTGTACCTGCGCGCCTTCGACCAACACGGAAACGAACTGTATTGCTGGAGCTGGAAAACAAACGGCAACCGCAAAGAGGTTCTGAAACTCGTAGAGAAATCGCTGGGCGAAGACGAAAAAGCACTGTTGGAAGAACTGAAAGCACAAGGCGTTGAAGAAGACAACATCCTGCCGATTGAGCAACAAAAAGGAGATGACTCAGGTCTGAGCTCAAAAGTTGAGCTAACCGAAAACAACGAGCAAGTTATCCTAAAAGCATCAGGAATTGCCGTGACCTTCAGCAAAAAAGATGGCACAATTCAAACAGTCACCAACGACTTTGGCTTGCCAATTCCGTTTGGAAATGGTCCGGTTTTGGTTAGCGGAAACGCTGAATTAGCCGGAGTGAGCCATCACGAGGCCGAAGGTGCGCAAGTGTTGGAAATGACTTACAGCGGCGACATCAAAAAACTGAGCTGGACCATGTACACCAGCGGCTGGTTGGAGCTGAACTATGAATACCAGGTTGCCGACAAACAACTGTTTACCGGTATCACCTTCAGCTTCCCCGAGTCGGACATCATCAGTGCCAAATGGCTGGGCGATGGTCCTGCGCATGTTTGGAAAAACCGCCTGCAAGGAGGCCAACTGGACGTTTACCAACGTTTGTACAACACCATTATGCCGGCGACAAACAGCTGGGGCGATCAATTCAAAGGATATTATGCCGACGTTACCTGGATGGAGTTCAACACGGTTGACGGTAAATTCACCGTTGTCGCGCAGGAGCCGGATCTGTTCGTTCGTTTGTTCAGCTTCTACGGAATTTCAGGTCCTGAGAATTATCCGCAATTGCCGGCTGGCGACATTAGCTTCCTGGACGGCATTCCTCCAATCGGAACAAAACTGGCCATGGGTATCAGCAACGACACTTGGAACCTCGGACCATCCGGCGAACTGAATGTGATGGAAAAACCGGTTAGCCGCACCCTCTATTTCTATTTTGGATTGAGATAA